One genomic region from Quercus robur chromosome 4, dhQueRobu3.1, whole genome shotgun sequence encodes:
- the LOC126721682 gene encoding receptor-like protein 6, translated as MAFNDFNNSNIPVGLANLSMLKHLNLSNSSFSGQIPSQISGLSNLVSLDLSFNIDSSYQRLLKLTSPNFSSLLPNLTRIEKLHLSYVDMSSTVPSVLNNLSSLTSLHLDDCGLLGEFPPGIFQLPNLKFLSVQGNEYLTGHLPNFERNSTLEAIHLGETSFSGELPTSIGNLNSLNELEIWSCNFSGLLPFSLGSISHLKVLDLTNNSFRGQVPSSLENLSQLTYLSLCQNNFSGSNFPRFGELNKLKYLIICNFNLNSQIPYLANLTQLGFLRLSSNQLTGQIPSWLMNLTQLIHLDLSFNKLHGPIPSSVIQLKNLEFLHLFRNHLSGTVELDMFAKLIRKYRNFEGEMEK; from the coding sequence ATGGCCTTTAATGACTTCAACAATTCAAATATCCCAGTCGGATTGGCCAATCTTTCCATGCTAAAACATCTTAACCTCTCCAATTCATCATTTTCTGGCCAAATTCCATCACAAATTTCTGGACTGTCCAATCTGGTTTCTCTTGATCTATCTTTCAATATTGATTCATCTTACCAAAGGTTGTTGAAACTCACAAGTCCCAATTTCAGCAGCCTACTTCCAAACTTAACCCGCATTGAAAAACTTCATCTCAGTTATGTTGACATGTCATCCACAGTTCCCTCAGTCTTAAACAATTTATCTTCTTTGACCTCTCTCCATCTTGATGATTGTGGATTGCTTGGTGAATTCCCACCAGGCATTTTCCAGCTACCAAATCTGAAGTTTCTTTCTGTGCAGGGCAACGAGTATCTCACAGGCCATTTGCCCAACTTCGAACGGAACAGCACCCTTGAAGCTATACATCTCGGAGAGACGAGTTTCTCTGGCGAGTTACCAACTTCAATTGGAAACCTCAATTCCCTGAATGAATTGGAAATCTGGAGCTGCAATTTCTCTGGGCTTCTTCCATTTTCACTTGGTAGCATTAGCCATCTTAAGGTTCTCGATCTTACAAACAACAGTTTTAGAGGCCAGGTCCCTTCTTCATTGGAAAACCTTTCCCAATTGACTTACTTGTCACTTTGTCAAAACAATTTCAGTGGCAGTAACTTTCCTAGGTTTGGTGAGTTGAACAAACTCAAGTATTTGATCATTTGCAACTTCAATTTAAATAGTCAGATTCCTTATCTTGCCAACTTGACCCAGCTTGGTTTTTTACGCCTTTCATCCAATCAATTAACTGGTCAAATCCCATCTTGGCTTATGAACCTTACCCAATTGATCCATCTAGACCTTTCATTTAATAAGCTGCATGGTCCTATTCCAAGCTCAGTCATTCAActcaaaaatcttgaatttcttcacCTTTTCCGAAATCATTTGAGCGGAACAGTGGAGCTGGACATGTTTGCTAAGCTTATAAGAAAGTACAGAAACTTTGAAGGAGAAATGGAGAAATGA